A stretch of the Halomonas sp. CH40 genome encodes the following:
- a CDS encoding penicillin-binding transpeptidase domain-containing protein: MQSNRDVRRNAPVASPLRGGRFLLVVVAILLVAAVLIGRVTLLQLVDRPFLQSQGDARTLRHETIPAHRGMITDRNGEPLAISTPVVTLWANPQELPEDGIQQVVLARELGIGLDALQARIERFSEHEFMYLRRHMTPDDAQRVLDLRMSGVYSRPEYKRYYPAGEVAAQILGVTNVDDQGQEGMELAYQPYLAGHTGQRRIIQDRRGRLVRELGVVKEAQPGGELVLSIDQRLQYMAYRELRSAVLENEADGGVAIMMDVRNGEVLAMANYPSYNPNNRAGLDPQGLRNQAVVDVFEPGSVMKPLAMMAVLESGQFSPDKVIDTSPGWMRIDRFTIRDIRNYGKLDFSGILEKSSNIGMSKLALQMPDTAIWEKYNQLGLGQAPGTGFPGESAGSLPAPIHWSRSERAALSYGYGLSVSPLQLASAYTAIANKGIRMSPSLLRLNDTPQGTQAVASGVAEQLLGLLETSVGPNTGGRRARVEGYRVAGKTGTVRKTDASGYSQTAYRSVFAGIAPVSDPRVVTVIMIDHPKAGDIYGGAVAAPVFSSITGNALRLLDVPPDDESI, translated from the coding sequence GTGCAATCTAACCGCGACGTCAGGCGCAACGCTCCGGTGGCTTCGCCACTGCGCGGTGGGCGGTTTCTCCTGGTGGTTGTGGCAATCCTGCTAGTGGCGGCTGTATTGATTGGGCGTGTCACGCTGTTGCAGTTGGTTGACCGACCTTTTTTGCAAAGCCAGGGCGATGCGCGAACCCTGCGTCACGAGACCATTCCCGCCCATCGCGGAATGATCACGGATCGCAACGGTGAGCCGCTGGCTATTTCCACGCCCGTGGTGACGCTCTGGGCGAACCCCCAGGAGTTGCCTGAGGATGGCATTCAGCAAGTTGTACTGGCCCGTGAGTTAGGGATCGGCCTGGACGCGCTTCAGGCACGTATTGAACGCTTTAGTGAACACGAATTCATGTACCTGCGCCGCCATATGACGCCTGACGATGCACAGCGCGTGCTTGATTTGCGTATGTCCGGTGTTTATTCCCGTCCGGAGTACAAACGTTACTATCCAGCCGGTGAGGTGGCAGCCCAGATATTAGGGGTCACCAATGTGGATGATCAGGGGCAGGAGGGCATGGAGCTTGCCTACCAGCCCTACCTCGCCGGACATACCGGCCAGAGGCGGATCATTCAGGATCGTCGTGGTCGTCTGGTCAGGGAGTTAGGGGTGGTCAAGGAAGCCCAGCCTGGCGGCGAATTGGTGCTATCGATTGACCAGCGCCTGCAGTATATGGCGTACCGGGAATTGCGCAGCGCGGTGCTGGAAAACGAGGCTGACGGCGGTGTTGCCATCATGATGGACGTGCGCAATGGCGAAGTGCTGGCCATGGCCAATTATCCGTCTTATAACCCCAATAATCGCGCTGGGCTTGACCCGCAAGGGTTACGCAACCAGGCAGTCGTGGACGTGTTTGAACCAGGTTCGGTCATGAAACCGTTGGCGATGATGGCCGTGCTGGAAAGCGGCCAATTTTCGCCCGACAAGGTCATTGATACCTCGCCTGGGTGGATGCGTATTGACCGGTTTACCATTCGTGATATTCGTAACTACGGCAAACTGGATTTTTCCGGTATCCTGGAAAAATCATCCAATATTGGTATGTCGAAACTGGCGCTGCAGATGCCTGATACGGCCATTTGGGAAAAATATAATCAACTGGGTCTGGGGCAGGCGCCAGGCACCGGCTTTCCTGGTGAGTCCGCAGGCAGCTTGCCTGCACCGATTCACTGGTCGCGTAGCGAAAGGGCGGCACTTTCTTACGGATACGGGCTATCTGTATCGCCTTTGCAGCTGGCGAGCGCCTACACGGCCATTGCCAACAAGGGCATACGCATGTCGCCTTCCTTGCTGCGCTTGAACGATACTCCGCAAGGGACTCAAGCAGTGGCATCAGGTGTTGCAGAACAGCTTCTCGGCCTTCTGGAAACGTCGGTAGGCCCCAATACGGGCGGGCGGCGCGCCAGAGTGGAAGGTTATCGCGTTGCAGGCAAAACAGGGACGGTGCGCAAAACAGACGCGTCAGGCTATTCACAAACCGCATATCGGAGTGTTTTTGCGGGTATTGCGCCGGTTTCCGACCCCAGAGTGGTCACGGTTATCATGATTGATCATCCCAAAGCTGGTGATATTTACGGCGGCGCCGTCGCGGCCCCGGTGTTTTCGAGCATCACTGGCAACGCACTACGCCTGCTGGACGTGCCACCCGATGATGAATCAATTTAA
- the ftsL gene encoding cell division protein FtsL, translating to MRTEWPFRLHLGLWPILTCLLFAACLTTGLAIVATTHQTRMQFAEWQRLNQEKNQLNTEWGQLLLEESTWSSPVRIERISAERLDMRIPDVHDVEVIQP from the coding sequence ATGCGTACAGAGTGGCCCTTTCGCCTGCACCTGGGGCTGTGGCCCATTCTGACGTGCCTGCTTTTTGCGGCCTGTTTGACGACTGGGTTAGCCATTGTCGCTACTACCCATCAAACGCGTATGCAGTTTGCTGAATGGCAGCGTCTGAATCAGGAAAAAAACCAGCTCAATACAGAGTGGGGGCAGTTGCTGCTCGAGGAGAGCACCTGGTCATCTCCCGTGCGCATTGAGCGTATCTCTGCTGAGCGCCTGGATATGCGCATTCCCGATGTACATGATGTTGAGGTGATCCAGCCGTGA
- the rsmH gene encoding 16S rRNA (cytosine(1402)-N(4))-methyltransferase RsmH: protein MSSPEAGTTADPFRHTSVLLHGAIDALVQDPNGVYLDGTFGRGGHSRLILEHLNPDGRLIALDRDPEAIKAGQQITDQRFLLVQRDFARLGEVAREQGVHGQLSGVLLDIGVSSPQLDDPSRGFSFMRDGPLDMRMDPTQGESAAEFLAHAREAEIARVFKTYGEERFAKRLARAVVDRRSQRPFTHTLDLAEVLKTAHPAWEKGRHPATKAFQGLRIFLNGELEQLDAALDEALEALAPGGLLVVISFHSLEDRRVKRFIRYHVRGDTHLPRGVPIRDDQLNRRLEAVGKSQRPNAVEVADNPRARSAVMRVARKRA, encoded by the coding sequence ATGTCATCACCCGAAGCGGGAACTACCGCTGACCCCTTTCGTCATACCAGTGTACTGCTGCACGGTGCTATTGACGCTCTGGTGCAGGATCCAAATGGCGTCTATCTTGATGGCACCTTTGGACGTGGGGGGCACTCGCGGCTGATTCTGGAACATTTGAACCCTGACGGGCGTCTTATAGCCCTCGATCGAGACCCCGAAGCCATCAAGGCTGGACAACAAATTACGGATCAACGTTTTTTGCTGGTACAACGTGATTTTGCCCGTTTAGGTGAAGTGGCGAGAGAGCAGGGCGTTCACGGTCAGCTATCCGGCGTCCTGTTGGATATTGGCGTTTCTTCACCACAGCTTGATGATCCCTCACGTGGGTTCAGTTTCATGCGCGATGGCCCTCTGGATATGCGTATGGATCCTACCCAGGGTGAAAGCGCTGCTGAATTTCTGGCCCATGCCCGTGAGGCGGAAATTGCCCGAGTGTTCAAAACCTACGGCGAAGAGCGTTTTGCCAAGCGGTTGGCCCGTGCGGTGGTTGATCGGCGTTCACAGCGGCCTTTCACGCATACGCTGGATCTGGCCGAGGTTCTGAAAACCGCGCATCCAGCCTGGGAAAAGGGCCGCCACCCTGCCACCAAGGCTTTTCAAGGGTTGAGAATTTTTCTTAATGGTGAACTGGAGCAACTGGATGCCGCTCTTGACGAGGCGCTTGAAGCATTGGCACCCGGCGGGCTTCTTGTAGTGATCAGTTTTCACTCTCTGGAAGATCGCCGGGTAAAACGTTTTATTCGCTATCACGTCCGCGGGGATACTCATCTGCCCCGCGGTGTGCCGATCCGAGACGATCAGTTGAACCGTCGCCTGGAAGCCGTTGGTAAAAGCCAGCGGCCCAACGCAGTGGAAGTCGCCGACAACCCGCGCGCCCGCAGTGCTGTGATGCGAGTCGCCAGAAAACGAGCTTAG
- the rsmI gene encoding 16S rRNA (cytidine(1402)-2'-O)-methyltransferase, with amino-acid sequence MNAASQGTLYVVATPIGNLEDLSARAVRVLGSVSLIAAEDTRHTGRLLTHLGINVAMLSLHDHNEKQRLEQLDAYLLAGQSIALVSDAGTPLISDPGFTLVHELRARGRTIVPVPGASALITALSAAGIATDRFTFNGFLPAKPKARLQALEAIKPREETQVFYESPHRIMHTLAAMAEVLDQRRVVVARELTKTFETFLSGSPAALLAEMHSDPNQARGEFVIMIEGAPTSEPQTALAFSEDVLLEALLGEGVGVKQGAAVAARLLGGRKQNWYTKLQAIKSGD; translated from the coding sequence CTGAACGCAGCATCTCAAGGTACATTGTACGTGGTTGCAACACCAATTGGGAATTTGGAAGACCTTTCCGCACGGGCAGTCAGAGTGCTGGGTAGCGTGTCCTTGATTGCGGCAGAAGATACCCGTCATACCGGCCGGCTACTGACGCATCTGGGTATCAATGTTGCCATGCTGTCCTTGCATGATCATAACGAAAAACAGCGCCTTGAGCAGCTTGATGCTTATTTGCTGGCAGGTCAGAGCATTGCATTGGTGAGCGATGCCGGAACGCCATTGATCAGTGACCCCGGTTTTACCCTTGTTCACGAGTTGCGAGCACGTGGGCGCACCATTGTGCCTGTACCGGGCGCATCGGCTTTGATAACTGCACTGAGTGCTGCTGGTATTGCAACTGATCGTTTTACTTTCAATGGCTTTTTGCCTGCCAAGCCCAAGGCGCGCCTTCAGGCGTTGGAGGCGATCAAACCGCGTGAAGAGACCCAAGTGTTCTATGAATCACCTCACCGCATCATGCATACCCTGGCGGCTATGGCCGAGGTGCTTGACCAGCGCCGTGTCGTGGTGGCCCGAGAGCTGACTAAAACCTTTGAAACGTTTCTGTCAGGTTCGCCAGCAGCTTTGCTGGCAGAAATGCACAGCGACCCCAATCAGGCGCGAGGTGAATTTGTCATCATGATTGAAGGAGCACCAACCAGTGAACCGCAAACAGCGTTGGCTTTTTCTGAGGATGTGTTGCTGGAAGCCCTGCTTGGTGAGGGCGTTGGCGTCAAGCAGGGAGCTGCTGTGGCCGCGCGTTTGCTCGGTGGGCGCAAGCAAAACTGGTATACAAAATTGCAGGCAATCAAAAGCGGTGATTGA
- a CDS encoding penicillin-binding protein activator — protein sequence MKQLYRGLFSIVLTALFLAGCASQPSPPDVVDRAPPNAEQLLREAERQAPEQAVRTRLEAAFSFARQGQQSLAFETAGNIDESLLLMEDRVRWALFYSAMAQTADQPEQVLRATDILDDEPSLATDQLQTLQERRRWALAVSNQFNAEQLGLADVGDISHIGIFLPESGALSNIASTIEDVIRTHHDLQNNAIRLSFFDTSDASLNELYTRARQQGVEFVIGPLSKQDVTALETQESVLLPTLALNYGRSERNQAKRLIQFGLSAEDEARQVAQRAWSDGHRQMAIMVPDNDWGRRVGEAFWDAWSDAGGSITNAVSYAPDDAVANAVKPALDVRGDRAQLENIDALFLLALPEYARQVPPTLDYYYASDLPIYATSHLHEGTLQPRLNQDLDDVFFVDIPWQIPDAAVGGEEVLPHYESYRTFREEGEISMFRLMAMSVDAYEIAANIQNFIESGRMSGATGQLNLTNDGRIYRELPWAKFQNGIPTPILTPDFLSDGES from the coding sequence ATGAAACAGTTATATCGTGGCTTATTTAGCATTGTATTGACGGCGCTTTTTCTCGCCGGTTGCGCCAGCCAACCGTCACCGCCTGACGTGGTTGACCGCGCGCCCCCCAATGCCGAGCAACTGCTGCGCGAAGCGGAACGGCAAGCTCCCGAACAGGCTGTCAGAACACGCCTGGAGGCAGCCTTCTCTTTTGCCCGTCAAGGTCAGCAGTCATTAGCCTTTGAAACAGCAGGCAACATTGATGAAAGCCTCCTGTTGATGGAAGACCGGGTTCGCTGGGCACTGTTCTATTCTGCCATGGCACAAACCGCTGATCAGCCTGAACAAGTGCTACGTGCAACTGATATCCTTGATGATGAGCCGAGTCTAGCGACAGACCAGTTGCAGACATTACAGGAACGTAGGCGTTGGGCGCTGGCTGTATCCAATCAGTTTAACGCCGAACAGCTTGGCTTGGCTGATGTGGGCGATATAAGTCATATTGGCATTTTCCTGCCAGAGTCCGGCGCGCTGAGCAACATTGCCTCAACCATTGAAGACGTCATCAGAACACATCATGACCTCCAGAATAACGCCATCCGGCTGAGCTTTTTTGATACCAGTGACGCCTCACTTAATGAGCTCTATACAAGAGCCCGCCAGCAAGGGGTTGAATTTGTGATCGGCCCCTTAAGCAAACAGGACGTAACGGCACTTGAAACACAAGAAAGTGTGCTCTTGCCTACTCTGGCCCTTAACTACGGCCGCAGTGAACGTAACCAGGCAAAGAGACTGATTCAGTTTGGGCTGTCCGCAGAAGATGAAGCCCGCCAGGTCGCCCAACGCGCCTGGTCTGACGGCCACCGCCAGATGGCTATCATGGTACCGGACAACGACTGGGGGCGCCGGGTGGGGGAAGCTTTCTGGGATGCCTGGAGCGATGCGGGCGGCAGCATTACCAATGCGGTCAGTTATGCCCCTGATGATGCCGTTGCCAATGCGGTCAAACCAGCGCTTGATGTCCGTGGTGATCGGGCTCAGCTGGAAAATATTGATGCGCTTTTCTTACTTGCACTTCCCGAATATGCCCGCCAGGTTCCACCTACGCTGGATTATTACTACGCATCCGATTTGCCCATTTACGCCACCTCGCACCTTCATGAAGGCACGCTGCAGCCGCGCCTAAATCAGGATCTTGACGATGTATTCTTTGTCGACATTCCCTGGCAGATTCCCGATGCGGCGGTGGGCGGAGAGGAAGTCCTCCCACATTACGAGTCCTATCGCACTTTTCGTGAGGAAGGCGAAATTTCGATGTTCCGACTGATGGCCATGAGCGTTGATGCCTATGAAATTGCTGCCAATATTCAGAACTTTATCGAAAGTGGGCGTATGTCTGGCGCTACCGGACAGTTAAACCTGACAAACGATGGTAGGATTTATCGTGAGCTCCCGTGGGCAAAATTCCAGAACGGCATTCCCACTCCGATTCTGACGCCGGATTTCCTGTCTGATGGTGAATCGTAA
- a CDS encoding YraN family protein: MVNRNAQTARARGALIEQCAANWLQQQGLVLIGRNQFVKGGELDLIMKDGDTLVFVEVKHRENWRYGHPLESVTPTKQRRLVHAATIYLARHALSCPCRFDILAATGTPPNISFEWVKAAFDAF, translated from the coding sequence ATGGTGAATCGTAACGCTCAAACGGCACGAGCACGCGGCGCACTGATTGAGCAGTGCGCTGCAAACTGGTTGCAGCAGCAGGGTCTGGTGCTGATAGGTCGCAATCAGTTTGTAAAAGGTGGCGAGCTGGATCTGATCATGAAGGACGGCGACACTCTGGTTTTTGTCGAAGTCAAACATCGCGAAAATTGGCGCTATGGGCACCCGTTAGAAAGCGTGACCCCAACAAAGCAGCGCCGTCTTGTTCATGCAGCTACGATCTACCTTGCACGACATGCGCTGTCTTGTCCTTGCCGATTTGATATCCTTGCCGCCACGGGCACACCTCCCAATATTTCCTTTGAATGGGTCAAAGCCGCCTTTGACGCATTTTGA
- a CDS encoding phosphoheptose isomerase: protein MDFQSRIISHFNASIDTKTYASEVLPPFIEVASQMMVQCLVSEGKILTCGNGGSAGDSQHFSSELLNRFERERPSLPALALTTDTSTLTSIANEYSYNEVFSKQIRALGQPGDILLAISTSGNSANIVQAIQAAHDRDMTVVALTGRDGGDMASLLGQDDCEIRVPATSTARIQEVHLLVIHCLCDLIDEQLFGEAA, encoded by the coding sequence ATGGACTTTCAGTCTCGGATAATCAGTCATTTCAACGCCAGTATTGATACCAAAACCTACGCCAGTGAGGTATTGCCTCCTTTTATAGAGGTTGCCAGCCAGATGATGGTGCAGTGCCTGGTAAGCGAAGGTAAGATTCTTACCTGCGGTAACGGGGGAAGCGCCGGTGATAGCCAGCATTTTTCTTCGGAGTTACTTAACCGCTTTGAACGTGAGCGGCCTAGTCTGCCCGCCCTAGCGCTAACCACCGACACATCCACGCTGACCTCGATTGCCAACGAATATAGCTACAACGAAGTCTTTTCCAAGCAGATTCGCGCCCTGGGCCAGCCTGGCGATATTTTGCTGGCGATTTCAACCAGCGGTAACTCAGCCAATATTGTCCAGGCCATACAGGCAGCCCACGACCGGGACATGACAGTCGTGGCCCTTACGGGAAGGGACGGCGGTGATATGGCGTCACTGTTAGGCCAGGATGACTGTGAGATTCGTGTGCCGGCAACCTCAACGGCGCGTATTCAAGAAGTTCATTTATTGGTGATTCACTGCTTGTGCGACTTGATTGATGAACAACTTTTTGGCGAAGCCGCCTAA